TTTGATGTGTCTTATTTTTTTATTAGCAGGAGCTTTTTCTAATCTTTGTAAAGAGATAGGCAGCGTTGAAGCTGTTGCCAATGTTGGGCTTAGATATATAAGCTCCAAATGGGTTGTTTCAGGCATATTTTTAGTTACTTGTTTTATTTCCTTCTCAGCAGGAACTTCTGTAGGGGCAATCGTAGCGATTGCTCCTATTGCTTTTGAAATCGCGAATAAGATAGGTGCTGATTTAAGTTTAATGGCCGCTGCTGTGATGTGTGGGGCTGTATTTGGGGATAATCTTTCTTTAATATCAGATACAACTATTGTGTCAAGTCGTACTCAGGGTAGTAGTATTACAGATGTTTTTAAGGCTAGTTTTGTTTATGCATTCCCATCAGCCATATTTACTTTTTTCGGATTTTACTTTCTCTCAGGTGATTTGGCTAATGTGGAATCTCTGGTGAGTAGTTCAGTAGACTTGGTCAAAATAGTTCCTTATCTTGCTGTTATTGTTTTATCTTTGCTGGGGTTAAATGTTTTTTTTGTTTTATTTATAGGTATCGTCTTTGTAGGTATTGTCAGCATTTTTTACGAAAATTTGCAGTTTTTATACGTGATGAAAAAAATCAGTGAAGGATTTTTAAGTATGGGTGACTTAATTTTCCTCTCAATCCTTACAGGAGGGGTGTCTTTTGTTGTAATTAAAAATGGGGGGTTTAAGTGGGTTTTAGTTAAGCTTAAGACTTTAATACGAGGTAAGCGTTCTGCGGAGTTCGTAATAGCATCACTTGCTTCTGTGGTTGATGTTTTTCTGGCTAATAATACGATTGCTATTCTTGTTTGTGGCAAATTTGCAAAAGAAATATCTGTTAAGAATGAAATATCCTCTTGCAGGAGTGCTTCCCTTTTAGATATTTTTTCTTGTATTTCCCAGGGCTTTATTCCATATGGGGCTCAGATGATCATTTTAATAGGATTTTTTGATGGACTTGTTTCTCCTATGGGTATTATATCGTTTTTAATTTATCATTTATCTTTGCTACTTTTTGTGATTTTGTCCATGGTTGGTCTTGATATTAAAGGATTTTCTTGGTCTTTTTCTAGGAATTAATGTAGTTTAAATTACATAGGAGGTGTTAATGGACACGAGTAAATGTGTAATGCCAAGTTTTTTAGGACTTGTTCCCTTTCTTGTTTTTATTGTTGTATACATTGGAACGGGGGTGGCCTTAGAAATTCAAGGTGTCAAGATGGCTTTTTATCAAATGCCACCCATAGTTGCGATGTTGTTGGGTGTTGTTACAGCATTTCTTTTATTTAAGGGGTCGTTTACAGATAAGATAAACGAATTTATTAAAGGATGTGCACAGTTTGATATTACATTTATTTATTTAATATTTATGATTTCAGGTGCTTTCTCTTCTGTTTGCAATCAGATAGGTAGTATTGAAACTGTAGCGAATATTGGACTTAAATATATACCTTCTAATTTATTGGTGGCAGGTATATTTTTAATATGCCTTTTTCTCTCTACTTCAACTGGTAGTTTTATGGGTACTGTTGTGGCTGTTACTCCAATCGGACTTGAGATAGCAAATAAAAGCGGAATTCCTTTGCCAATGGTTGCAGGCGCTGTTCTTGGAGGAGGTGCTTTTGGAGATAGTATGTCTTTAATATCAGATACAACCATTATCGCCAGTCGTACGCAAGGAGTTAAGATTAGAGATGTTTTCAATAGTGGAGCTTGGTTTGCAATTCCTGCTGCCGCAATGGCAACCGTAGCGTTTGCTATTGTAGGTTCGTCTGTTGAGAATGTCAATTTTGTAAGTGATCTTACGGATATTAGTTATTTAAAGGTTCTTCCTTACCTTTTTGTTATAGTTTTTGCGTTTCTAGGGGTAGATGTGTTTTTGGTTTTATTTCTTGGGATATTGATTGCTGGTGGTATTGGTATTTTTTGTGGCGATTTAACTTTGCTTTCAATGTCTAAAAATATCAATAGGGGTCTGTTGGATTTAAGTGACATGATTATTCTCGTTATCCTTACTGGAGGAATGTCTTATATGGCTATTAAGCACGGAGGATTTGAGTGGGTTTTAAATAAGGTGAGGCTTTTAGCTAAGTGTAGGAGAAGCGCTGAATTTACGATTACTTTTTTGATAGTTATGGTTACAGGGTTTCTTGCAAATAGTGGTCTTGCGATTTTAGTTAATGGAACCGTAGCTAGGGGAATATCTGAGAGTAATTCGGTATGTCCTAAGCGATGTTCGGCTTTGCTTTCTGTTTCCTCTTGTGCTTTAATAGGAGCCTTACCATATGGTATGCACATGATAAGTGTAATAAATCTTGCAAAAGGAACCATATCTCCCGTTGACATCATTTCATTTTTGTTCTATCAAGCTTTTTTAGGCGTTATCATCATTTTGTCTATAATTGGTGTTAGTTTAAAAAGTCATATTTTGCGCTTCATTAGAAGCTAGGAAACAACCCTTGAAGAAGGTTGTTTCTCTATGAGATGTTTTTTAGGAAGCTAGTTCCACATATATCCTTAGTTGTTCTTCTTTTACTTCTCTAGGTACTGTTTTAAATACTTCCAATTTTGAAAAATCTTTTGGAAGAAATTTTTCTTCCAAGTATAATTTCATTTCAGGATTTTGCACGGCTTCTTCTTTTAAACAGCTCAATACATTTTTGTTTGGTGAATTATATCTCGTTTCTTGAAAATTTGCGTAGGACGCTTCATTTTCATAAAGAAAGTTTATGAATTTATAAGCAAGTTCTTTGTGGGGTGCGTCTGATGGAATCGCCATTACATCAATCCAAAGATTTGTTCCCTCAGGAGCATAAAAATCTAGATTTGCGTCTTTTATCATGGCATCTTGAGCTTCTCCACTCCATGTTAGTTGAATAGACGCCTCTCCATTAAGTATTAGTGATTTTGCAGCAATATCTGAGAAATATCCTACTAGTAAGGAGTTTTGTTTTTTTAGTATCTCTCCAGCTTCTCTTATTCTAGATAGGTCGTGTTCATTAAATAAGTAACCAAGTTGTTTAAGTGCAACTCCAATATTTTCTTTTGGAGAATCTAGCATTGCAATTTCTTTTCTGTATTTCTCATTAAACAGGATATCAAACCCATTCATGTCTTTTACATCAACCTTTGTCTTATTGTAAAGTATTCCCATCACTCCCCAAAACATAGGTATGGAGTAAGCGTTTCCAGGGTCATACTCTAGATCTTTAAGTTTTTCTAAAATATTATCTCTTACATTTGGCAATCTTGAGTGGTCTAATTTTTCAATCCTATTTTCACTTGCCAATTCTCCGATCAAATACTCTGAGGGTACTATTATGTCATAATAACCCTTTGTACTGTTAAACTTTGCCATCATTTCTTCATTATTATTAAAGATTTCGTAGTTTATCTTGATATTATTGTCTCTTTCAAATTGAGCTAGCAAGTCTTCATCAATGTATTCTGCCCAATTAAGGATGTTGAGAGTGTCTTTTTTCTCTTCAGGATGGCAAGATAGAACTATTAAAGCTAGTAATATTAATATTTTTTTCAAAAAAAACTCCTTTTATCTAAATTTCTGTGTCTGTTGTTAATTTTTTAATTCCTACAAATTTGTTAATAATAAATAAAAGACTAAGTATTACGAAAAATAAAATAGAAGAAATTGCATTGATAATTGGCTTTATTCCTCTTTTCGTTAAAGAATTTATAAGTATTGACAAATTGTTAAAGCCTTGTCCTGTCGTAAAGAAGGATATTAGGAAATCATCAACGGATAATGTAAATGCAATAAGTCCGCCTGTGGCTACTCCTCCAATTATTTCTGGAAATATTATGTTTTTAAATATTTGACTCTCTGAAGCCCCAAGGTCACGAGCTGCATTAATGATATTTTCTGGAAGTGAATATAGCTTGGGCAAAATGGTTATTACTACATAAGGTGTTGAAAACATTATGTGTGACATTAACATAGTGGAGAATCCTAGCTGTACTTTTATAGCCGAGTAAAATGTCATCAAACTGATGCCTGTTACAATATCAGGGTTGATTATTGGTATTTTATTGATTGATAGCAGGATTGTTTTTATTCTTTTATTTTGAGTTTTATAAATACCATAGGCACCCAGGACACCAACTGCAACAGATACTAAAGATGATATTACTGCTACGGATAAAGTGTTGTATATTACGGTTTTTATTTGCTGTGATTCGAAAACTTCTCTGTACCATTTCAAGCTAAATCCTTGCCAAAAAAAGCCATGGTCACCTGCATTGAAGGAGTAAACTACTAAAATTATTATGGGGGCATAAATAAACCCAAATGTAAAGAATAAAAAAGTGTTTTTTAATATGTTAAGCATATTGATTCCTTATTCTACATTATTTTTTTGCATTAATTTAAGTATTGTGAGGTTAAATATTAATATCACTATCATAACAATAAAAGAAATAGCAGCTCCAGTATGCCAATCTTCTACGAATAAGAATTGTTTTTCGATTAAGTTTCCAATTAAAATTTGTTTAGAACCACCTAACAAGTCTGAGATGATAAACACTGTAATTGAGGGAATAAATACCATTATTATTCCTGTTGCAAGATAAGATAATGTCAACGGCACCTTTACGTATAGTAAAATTTGCCACATTCTTGCTCCAAGATCCCTTGCCCCTTCAATATATTCGGGCTTAATTTTTAAAAGTCCTGTATATACAGGTAAAACCATAAACGGCAGGAAATTATATACCATACCGATTGTTACAGCTTGCTCGTTGTATATCAAATCCATGCTGGTAAGTCCTATTGTTTCAAGCAAGTTATTAATAATTCCATTTCTTCCTAATATCCTTATCCAAGCGTAAGTTCTAAGTAGGGTATTAACCCACATAGGAAGTATTATCATTATTATGAGTATGTTTTGAATACTTTTCTTAGATATTGATATGAACCATGCTGTAGGGTACCCAATGATAATGCAGAAAATTGTTGCAATTAACGCGAGTTTAGTGCTTCTTGAAAAAATCCTTAAGTAACTTGGTTCTAGTAGTCTGTTAAAATTTGCAAACGTAAGTTCGTCATTCTCATTAAGGAAGCCAAGGGCTATGATTATGAGCAGTGGGATTATAACAAAGATTGATAAAAATATAATATACATGCCCAATGTTATTCTGTTCATCACTATTGCTCTTTACCCATTACATGAATGTCATTAGGTTCTAGGAAAATATCAACTTCTTCTCCGACTTTCGTAAGTTTTGTACTCTGGATTAACCAGTTATATTTTGCAATCTCTAGTGTCATTTCGTAGTGAACACCCTGAAATATTGCCGAAGTTATAACTCCACTTAAGTGTCCCTTACCTTTGGGAAGTATCTTTACATCTTCTGGTCGTATTACGAGGTCAACCGGTTCCTTATTTTGAAACCCCTTGTCAAGGCATTCAAAATTCTTTCCAAACATACTAACAACAAACTCATCCTCGTATGTTCCGTCAAAAATATTACTTTCTCCAATAAAATCAGCCACGAATTTTGTATTAGGTTCGTTGTAGATTTCCTCAGGAGTTCCAATTTGAAGAATGGCTCCCTCATTCATCACAACTATTCTGTCGCTCATTGTTAAGGCTTCTTCTTGGTCATGAGTAACATAAATAAAAGTGATTCCAAGCTTTCTTTGTATATTTTTAAGCTCCCTCTGCATCTCTTGTCTCATCTTTAAATCGAGTGCAGAGAGTGGTTCGTCTAATAGCAAAAGTTTAGGTTCCATAACTATTGCCCTTGCAATCGCAACCCTTTGTTTTTGTCCTCCCGATAATTCATTAATGTTTCTATAAGCGTATTTTTGCATTCCAATCAAAGAAAGAGATGCCCTTACTTTTTCCTTAATCAAATTTTTGTTTATCTTCTTCATTCTAAGACCGAATGCAATATTGTCAAAAACATTCATATGCGGAAACAGTGCATAATTTTGAAATACAGTATTAAGCTCTCTCTTATCAGGACTAATTCCTGAAATTTCTCTTGATAAAAAGTAGACCTCGCCTTCCTTTTGTCTTAAAAATCCTCCCAGTATTTTAATGAGAGTGGTCTTCCCGCATCCTGAGGGACCAAGTAGTGTAATAAATTCATTTTTTTTAACTTTTAAATTAATTTTATCTAGAGTTTTACTACCACCATCAGCGTAGTAATGACTTAAGTCCTTAATCTCTAGGATAAGATTATTCAACTAATGGGACCCTCCTTTTTTACGTATGCACCAACGAACAGCACAGTGACAGATTATACTTTATATTAATTCTTATGTAAATAATTTTAATTTAGTGTTGTTTTGGTATGTTAAGGTCGAGTATTATTTTCCCAAATTTACCTTCTCTATATTCTTTTATTAGTGTTTTTGATGCCCTTTGTATGTCTATTTTGCATTTTTTATTTATAAACCCCCTTGCTCTTGCAAATTCTTCCAAGATTTGAAGTGAATCCGTTGAGATTATTTTATATCTATCTAACAAGTTACTTTTGTTATTATTGTGCATTTCTTTAAGCAAGTAGAGAGAAAGGTCAATACTGTCTATTATTTCTTCTTTTATCATGTCTAGGATTGCAAGTTTTTTTGCAATTTCTTGGTCTTCTAAGTTGTGCCATAATAAGCCTGGTGTATCAAAAATATTAATTTCTTCATTTGCTTTAACGATTTGTATATTTTTTGTATGTCCCGGTTTATTTGCAACGCTTGCGCTTTTTTTCCCTACTATTAGATTCATTATTGATGATTTTCCAACATTTGGAATTCCAATTACTAAGACTTTTATTTTTTCTGTATAAGTTCTAATCTTTTTCACGCTTGCCACTTTTTTAATTTTGTCTATTATTTGTTTCTTCATTCCTTTTTTGTAAATATTGCTAATTATTACGTGATCACCAAGGGAAGCAAAATAAGACCCCCATTTTAAAATTTCTCTTTCAATTGTAAGATCTGACTTGTTTAAAAGTATTATTTTTTCCTTTCCTGTATTTTTAATGATTTGCTCGGTTATTGGATTTTTACTACTAAGCGGAGCTCTAGCATCAAGGATTTCTAATACAATATTTGTTCTTTTAAGGTTCTCATTGATTAACCTTAAAGCCCTTTTCATGTGTCCAGGAAACCAGTTTATTTTATTTGGCATGTTTAAATTATAGTTTAATATGAGTGTGTCAAATAAAATTAAAAATTTTTTGTATTTTTTTGTTCTTAAATCTATAATGGATTGTGCTTTTTAAAAAATTGTGTAGAACGCATGGGTAATATTTAAATTTTGTAGGAAGTTAGTTGTAGGAGGTTGAGTATTAATAGAGAGATTGGGAGGGGTTTAATTGTTTCTTGTCAGGCACTTGAGGGTGAGCCATTGCATAGTAGTTTTATTATGTCTAGGATGGCATTAGCAGCAAAGTTGGGGGGGGCAGTTGGAATTAGAGCCAATGGGATTTCAGATATTAGCAAAATAAAATCAGAAGTTGATTTACCAATAATAGGCATTATTAAAAGGGTTTATGGTAATTCTCCCGTTTTTATTACACCTACTATTAGGGAGATTGATGAACTATGTGGTGAGGGCGTTGATGTTGTTGCTCTTGATGCTACTCTTAGAGAGCGTCCGGATGGAATCTTACTGGCTAAATTTTTTGATAGAATTAGGAATAAATATCCAAATCAACCCCTAATGGCAGATATTGGCTCTTTGGAAGAAGCTGTTATTGCCGATAAACTTGGGTTTGATTTTATTGGTACAACTTTGCATGGGTATACAAAGGATACTGAGGGGTTAAATATTGCCGATGATGACTTTTCCTTTTTAAAAAAATTGCTTGAGTTTAACTTTAAATCAAAATTAATAGTTGAGGGTAAGATTGATACACCTCTTAAGGCCAAGAGATGCTTTGAGCTGGGAGTTTCTTTCGTTGTTGTAGGAGGCGCGATTACGAGGCCGATGGAGATTACAAAAAGTTTTGTTGAAAAAATAAATGAAGTTGTGGAACCTGAAAATAAATGAGGTTGTGGAACTTTGAAAATATTTATAGTGTTTTTTGTGTCTTTTTAGACAGATAGGAGTTTTTATGGGGAAATTCTTTGAGAATGCTCAAAAATTTGGACGTTCTTTTATGTTGCCTATTGCCATCCTCCCTGCATCGGGATTGTTTTTAGGAATTGGAGGAGCTTTGTCCAATCCGGCGACGGTTAGGGCCTATACTTTTCTAGACATATTTTTCTTGCAGGCAGCCTTTAAAATAATGAGTACAGCGGGGGCTATTATTTTTGTGAATTTAGCTCCGATATTTGCGATTGGGGTTGCTGTTGGACTTGCAAAATCAGACAAGGGAACTGCAGGGCTTGCGGCTTTTATTGGATATCTTGTTATGAATGCTACTGTTGGTATTTTAGTTGATATGTCAGGAAAAGCTGAGGTCCTCTCAAGTGGGGCTGTAGGGCTAATACTTGGGATTAAGACTTTAGAGACAGGTGTTTTTGGGGGTGTAGTTGTTGGAATATTAACCTATTATCTTCACAATAGGTTAAATAAAGTTGAGCTTCCAAGGGTTCTTGGATTTTTTTCAGGTTCTAGGTTTATACCGATAGTGGTTTCTTTTGCAAGCATTTTGCTAGCGGTGTTTATGTTTATTTTTTGGCCTTTTATGCAGTCTGGTATTAGCAAAGTGGGTGGTTTGGTAGAAGCAACAGGTTATGTTGGAACTCTAATTTATGGTGTGTTCTTAAGAATGCTTGGTCCATTTGGCTTGCATCATATATTTTATTTACCCTTCTGGACAACTGGTATTGGTGGCTCTGAAATTGTGGATGGTAGGTTAGTTGAGGGAACACAAAACATTTTTTTTGCTGAACTTGCTGCTCAGGGTACTGATAAATTTTTTGTTGGAACAAGTCGTTTTATGAGTGGAAGGTTTATTACCATGATGTTTGGCTTACCCGGAGCTGCTTTTGCTCTTTACCGACTTGCAAAGCCTAGTCAGAAAACTAAAGTTTTTGGTCTTTTACTATCAGCAGCCTTGACTTCCTTTTTGACAGGAATTACAGAGCCTCTTGAGTTTTCTTTTCTATTTGTAGCGCCGTTTCTTTACGTTATGCATGCTGTATTTGATGGTTTTGCATTTATGATTTCACATATTTTGCAAATTACAATAGGACAGACTTTTTCTGGGGGATTTATTGATTTTATTCTTTTTGGGATTTTACAGGGGAATTCAAGGACCAATTGGATATTAGTTCCAGTGGTAGGTGTTTTTTGGTTTTTCTTGTATTATCTGAGTTTCGCTTTCTTTATATCTAGATTCGATTATAAGACTCCAGGAAGGGAAGATATGCTAGAGTCTGGAGATGTATCTCTTCCTTTTAGAGAATCAGAAGGGAAATCTGTTGCATCTGAAGTGATTGAAGGTCTTGGGGGTGTTGAGAACATTGTTGAGCTTGATTGTTGTGCTACAAGACTTAGAGTTACCGTAAAAGATCCTATGAAGGTTTTACAGTCTACTTTGGACAGTACTGGGGCTAAGAAGGTGATTATTAAGAGTAATGGAATTCAGGTGGTTTACGGACCCGGGGTAAGTGTGCTGAAGAATGAGATAGAAGAAATTCTTGGTAATTAAAGTTTGCAAATAAAAAGCAAGTGTTGTATCACTTGCTTTTTATTTTTTTAATAAAAGCAACCACATATTTTGTGAAATAAGATGTGTTTTGGGCGCTCCTGTGACTGTGGTTTCCAACCGGAACGTGTGAGTGATCGCTTTCAACAAGGGTAATTGGTATTTCTTCCTTGTATCCTCCATATTCGCTTATGAACTGATTTATTTTACTAGAATCTACCGTTGGGTCTCTGGGAGGATAAATTATCATCATGGGGGTTGTTATCCTGGCAAACCCATGCGAATTGATTAACTTGACAAGTCCCATCATTGCGATTATTGAGTCTACTTGTTGCCACTCTGTATGGAAAGTTTTGACCACTTCATGCTCTATCTTCTTACTCTCTTTTGTTTCAAACTTATTGTATCCACCCGTTGCAAGATATGCAAGTTGGCGCCCCCAAGGGTAGTAAATTAAGCTTGTTCTCTTATCTTTAGGATAGATATTAGGAGATATTAGGGTAGCAGAATGTATTTCGTTTGGATAATTTTCTAGTGCCCAAATAGCAGCTGCTCCGCCGTTTGAGGTTCCAATAATTATTAATTTTTTTCCTATTAATTTTCCAATTTGAATAGCTTCATCAATATCTCTTAACCAATCTTGAGTTTGGACACCTTTGAAGGCATCTTTTTCGTCAATTCCGTGGCCTTTAAATCTTGTAAAAAAAATATTCGCATTTAAAGCTTTGGCTATGTTATTTGGAACGGGGTAAATTCCGTTTTTAGATGATGCAAATCCATGAAAATAAACAACGGAGTATTCTGTTTGTTCCTTGTTTCCGTGCCATATGATTTCTTTTTTTGTGTTTTCTTCTAAATTGAATTTGGACTCGCCAATCAATAAGTACTGGTCCAGTTCTTCAAGTTTATTAGGAACCTTAACCTTTATAAATTCATTCTTAAACTTCACCCTTGGGCTAACTAGTGTTAGGAGAAGTAAAAATATGAAAACAAAAATAGCATTCTTTATGGTCATAAATTGTTTTCCTTGTGGCTGGAATCGCAAAGAATGTCTACATTTTCTTCGCTCAAATTTTGAGAGCAGTTGTTGCAAGCTCCCGAATAAATAATTTCAATAGATTTAGTTCTCCATTCCTCTCCAAGTTTGTCTTTCAAAATATCTTTAATCTCATCGAGTTGTATCGGATAGACCTGATTGCATCTATTACATTTAAAGTGAGCTATTGTAGAAGACAAACTTAGGTAAAATCTTGTTTCCTTTTGGTCAGTTGTTTTTATATCTTTTAAAATGTTGCGTTCTTTTAAAACGTTGAGCGTGTTGTATACTGTTGCTTTCGATAAGCTTGGTATTTCCGTTATCAATTTATTATAAATCTCTTTTGCTGTAAAGTATTCCTTTGGATTTGATGCTATGTATAAAATTATTCTATTTCTTGAATGAGAAGCTTTCATTCCCAATTCTGTTGTTAACGCCTTTAACAGGATAGGGTCATTGGTAATACCTACCTTTTCTAAAGTGGAATGCACTTCCATTGTGTCATTGTTCATATAATAAACCTTTTATTAATGTAAGATTAAGTACTTTAACGTCCTTATGGAATAATTTTATAACGATTTATTAATATTTTACTACTGTCGGTTATTTATTTTCATATTTTGTATGTTTGGATAGAAGAGTAGATTTTTTATTTTTGAATTTATCTTTATTTTATTATCAAAATTATTATTCATTGGGAGTAATAATAAATTCAGACTTAAAGAATAATTACTCAAATCTTCGGTTTTTACCATATTGTAAGATCCTCCTATGTTTAAAATAAACCATCTCTTATTACTCATTTTTTCGATTTTGTAATTAATTGTGTATATCATGTATTTTTCAATATGTAGAAAACTAATAAAAAAATTGCTGCTCTGGTCACTTCCTTTAGAGATTAAAAATTCGGTGCCGTTAATATATCCTTTAGTATCTCTTTTTGTTTCAATAATTTTTTCATAAGTGTCATAGTCATTGTATCTTGCAGTGATTTTTAGGTTTGTTTCTTTGTCAACTTCAAAGATGGGCATCTCTAAGCTTGAATATTCAAGTAAATAATTTGTGTCGACGGTCTTTAGGGTTTTGCCATCCAATGCTATACCAGAAGGCCATACTATTTTGATGGATATAAAAAAGCTTGCAAGATTTTCGTCTAGGAAGAAATCAATTATCGACTTTTCTTTTGTGTTGAAATTCAAATATTGTCTAACCCCTAGAATTTTATCATTTGAAAATGAGAATGAGCTTTCAATCGTTGGTTCTATGATGATGTCCTTTTTTGATAAAACTTTAAGGTAAGTTCTGCAAGAGTCTAGAAATTCAACTTGTCTTTCCTTGTGTTTTATTTTGTTAAGTTTTCCTTCCTCAAATCTCACACTATACTTCAAATGGGATAGCGTAAAATTGCCTTCCATATTGTATTCAAGGTTTTTGCTTGTAACAGACTCTGGGTTTTTTGGGTGTTGTTCAAAATTTTTACTAGTTAAAAATTCTTTTAAGGAATTTTCATTTATTTGATATTCCTTTAATCTTTTGTTTTGGAATTGTAGAATTAGTGCTTGTTCCCTTAGTGAATTGAACTCAGGAATTTCTAACAAATCTGCAACTATTTTGGTTCCTTCTAGATTTTGTACCTTAATGCTATATAGGCTTGCATCCAGCCCTTTTAGGGAGAGTAGGAAATTCTTTAACTCTTGATTATTGTACACTTCTTTAATTTCATGGAAGTAAAGAAGTGTATTTACGTTCTTCTTATGTATTCCAGGATCTTGAATTTCGGATAAAAATTGACAATTATTTTTGTAAAAAACTAGATATTTTTTTTTATTTTTTGCGTATCTCACTCCTTCTATGTAGTTAAAATTAAGCTTTCTATATAGTTCAAGCACTTTTTTTCTTAGTTTTTCCATCTTGTACATATAAAACATAGGAGGACTATTCTTAAATAAATCTTTATATCCACTACCGAATGGATTCTTTAAGGCCCAATATAGATCCACATGGATCTCATCGTGCAGCATGTATTCATGAGGATTTCCACTGTAAGTACTTGGAATGTAAATATCTTCATTATTTTTAAGTCTTTTAAAAAACCATTCATTTAATTCCGAATTTAATTTCAGAATTTCAAAAAAGTATGTCGGAAATGTCCAGTGTATCTTATAGCTCAGTTTTTTATTTTCAATTAGATACCTTGTGTTTGATAAAATGGAATATAACCTGTTCTCAGCAAATGTGGTTATCGAGATAATCACAACGTAGGTATTTGAACCTCTAAATTTTCTAAACAACATAAAGATCTTAATAATAAGTATATATGAGATTAGTGTAAATGGTAGTTGTTTAGCAGTAAATTATTGGTTAGTTTCCGCGGTTTGAGTCTTGATTAATGAATAAAAAATTTTATATCCTTATGGTGATATGTATGAGGTTTATGCTAACATTTACGGTGTTGGGTTTAAATTTAATTTTGATACTTAAAAAGGGGTAAGATTTATGGCAAAGGAAATGTATTTTAATGAAGATGCTAGGAAAAGTTTACTCAGCGGCATTGAGAAGTTGTCAAATGCTGTAAAGGTGACTCTTGGGCCTAAGGGAAGAAATGTTTTAATTGATAAGAAATTTGGGTCTCCTACGGTTACTAAGGATGGGGTTAGTGTTGCTCGTGAGATTGAGCTTGAAAATGCATTTGAGAATATGGGTGCCCAGCTTTTAAAAGAGGTTGCTATTAAGACAAATGACGTAGCTGGAGATGGAACTACTACTGCTACTGTGCTTGCTTATGCAATTGCTAGGGAGGGGCTTAAGAATGTTTCTTCTGGCATTAATCCTATTGGAATAAAGAAGGGAATAGATCATGCTGTATCTTTGGCTGCTGACAAGATCCGTAAGGCTGCAAAGAAAATTACTACCAAGGAAGAGATTGCGCAGGTGGCTTCTATTTCTGCAAATAATGATAGTTCTATAGGCGAGAAAATTGCTGAGGCGATGGATAGAGTTGGAAAGGATGGAGTTATTACTGTTGAGGAATCAAAGACTTTTGATACTACGATTTCTTATGTTGAGGGTATGCAGTTTGATAGAGGATATCTCTCTCCTTACTTTTCTACAAATAAGGAAAATATGAGTGTGAGCTTTGATGATGCTCTTATTTTGATATGTGAAAAGAAGATTGGTACTATTAAGGAACTTTTACCTGTTCTTGAAA
This is a stretch of genomic DNA from Borrelia sp. P9F1. It encodes these proteins:
- a CDS encoding N-acetylmannosamine-6-phosphate 2-epimerase — encoded protein: MSINREIGRGLIVSCQALEGEPLHSSFIMSRMALAAKLGGAVGIRANGISDISKIKSEVDLPIIGIIKRVYGNSPVFITPTIREIDELCGEGVDVVALDATLRERPDGILLAKFFDRIRNKYPNQPLMADIGSLEEAVIADKLGFDFIGTTLHGYTKDTEGLNIADDDFSFLKKLLEFNFKSKLIVEGKIDTPLKAKRCFELGVSFVVVGGAITRPMEITKSFVEKINEVVEPENK
- a CDS encoding carboxylesterase gives rise to the protein MTIKNAIFVFIFLLLLTLVSPRVKFKNEFIKVKVPNKLEELDQYLLIGESKFNLEENTKKEIIWHGNKEQTEYSVVYFHGFASSKNGIYPVPNNIAKALNANIFFTRFKGHGIDEKDAFKGVQTQDWLRDIDEAIQIGKLIGKKLIIIGTSNGGAAAIWALENYPNEIHSATLISPNIYPKDKRTSLIYYPWGRQLAYLATGGYNKFETKESKKIEHEVVKTFHTEWQQVDSIIAMMGLVKLINSHGFARITTPMMIIYPPRDPTVDSSKINQFISEYGGYKEEIPITLVESDHSHVPVGNHSHRSAQNTSYFTKYVVAFIKKIKSK
- a CDS encoding ABC transporter ATP-binding protein, producing the protein MNNLILEIKDLSHYYADGGSKTLDKINLKVKKNEFITLLGPSGCGKTTLIKILGGFLRQKEGEVYFLSREISGISPDKRELNTVFQNYALFPHMNVFDNIAFGLRMKKINKNLIKEKVRASLSLIGMQKYAYRNINELSGGQKQRVAIARAIVMEPKLLLLDEPLSALDLKMRQEMQRELKNIQRKLGITFIYVTHDQEEALTMSDRIVVMNEGAILQIGTPEEIYNEPNTKFVADFIGESNIFDGTYEDEFVVSMFGKNFECLDKGFQNKEPVDLVIRPEDVKILPKGKGHLSGVITSAIFQGVHYEMTLEIAKYNWLIQSTKLTKVGEEVDIFLEPNDIHVMGKEQ
- a CDS encoding transcriptional repressor — protein: MNNDTMEVHSTLEKVGITNDPILLKALTTELGMKASHSRNRIILYIASNPKEYFTAKEIYNKLITEIPSLSKATVYNTLNVLKERNILKDIKTTDQKETRFYLSLSSTIAHFKCNRCNQVYPIQLDEIKDILKDKLGEEWRTKSIEIIYSGACNNCSQNLSEENVDILCDSSHKENNL
- the ylqF gene encoding ribosome biogenesis GTPase YlqF, which gives rise to MPNKINWFPGHMKRALRLINENLKRTNIVLEILDARAPLSSKNPITEQIIKNTGKEKIILLNKSDLTIEREILKWGSYFASLGDHVIISNIYKKGMKKQIIDKIKKVASVKKIRTYTEKIKVLVIGIPNVGKSSIMNLIVGKKSASVANKPGHTKNIQIVKANEEINIFDTPGLLWHNLEDQEIAKKLAILDMIKEEIIDSIDLSLYLLKEMHNNNKSNLLDRYKIISTDSLQILEEFARARGFINKKCKIDIQRASKTLIKEYREGKFGKIILDLNIPKQH
- a CDS encoding PTS transporter subunit EIIC; this encodes MGKFFENAQKFGRSFMLPIAILPASGLFLGIGGALSNPATVRAYTFLDIFFLQAAFKIMSTAGAIIFVNLAPIFAIGVAVGLAKSDKGTAGLAAFIGYLVMNATVGILVDMSGKAEVLSSGAVGLILGIKTLETGVFGGVVVGILTYYLHNRLNKVELPRVLGFFSGSRFIPIVVSFASILLAVFMFIFWPFMQSGISKVGGLVEATGYVGTLIYGVFLRMLGPFGLHHIFYLPFWTTGIGGSEIVDGRLVEGTQNIFFAELAAQGTDKFFVGTSRFMSGRFITMMFGLPGAAFALYRLAKPSQKTKVFGLLLSAALTSFLTGITEPLEFSFLFVAPFLYVMHAVFDGFAFMISHILQITIGQTFSGGFIDFILFGILQGNSRTNWILVPVVGVFWFFLYYLSFAFFISRFDYKTPGREDMLESGDVSLPFRESEGKSVASEVIEGLGGVENIVELDCCATRLRVTVKDPMKVLQSTLDSTGAKKVIIKSNGIQVVYGPGVSVLKNEIEEILGN